The proteins below are encoded in one region of Lactuca sativa cultivar Salinas chromosome 3, Lsat_Salinas_v11, whole genome shotgun sequence:
- the LOC122197201 gene encoding LOW QUALITY PROTEIN: retrovirus-related Pol polyprotein from transposon RE1 (The sequence of the model RefSeq protein was modified relative to this genomic sequence to represent the inferred CDS: deleted 2 bases in 1 codon), giving the protein MTFSQIQGQHQHRGLLPSPPIQQFPWPNNQYSNSQHQWPNSNLAHQQALFSMSQQPNNQSNSWQWFQYPNNMDQPTTLPQTFNTMTLQDPNNADWYMDTGATAHLHADSSSLKSFKHKCTNSNISVLVGNGSRIPVTKIAHSTLALPFRTLILKNVPITPQIIKNLVSVRQFTRDNKCSIEFDKFGFSVKDFLTKRTLLRCDSTGDLYPVTKPSPQVFLSLSSSLWHQRLGHPSQPVLKQLISSNSISCNKNDSSFLCHACQLGKHTRLSFSLSKTHTLFPFQVIHSDVWTSPLQSHSGIKYYVVFIDQFSHFVWVYPLRLKSDVFSKFLHFRAYVKNQFNTDIQTFQCDNGKEYDNSLFHQLCDTNGIHIRFSCPYTSQQNGKSERMLRTLNNMIRTLLFQAHLPPTYWVESLHMSAHLLNILPSTSIHNNTPFHRLFNKHPSYSHLRVFGFLLSQSSF; this is encoded by the exons ATGACGTTCTCGCAGATTCAAGGTCAACACCAGCATCGTGGGCTATTACCTTCTCCACCAATTCAACAATTCCCATGGCCCAATAATCAATACTCAAATTCTCAACACCAATGGCCCAATTCGAATTTAGCCCATCAGCAAGCTCTTTTCTCCATGTCTCAGCAGCCCAATAATCAGTCCAACAGCTGGCAATGGTTTCAATACCCGAATAATATGGATCAACCGACCACCTTACCGCAAACATTTAACACTATGACTCTTCAAGACCCAAACAATGCAGATTGGTATATGGACACCGGGGCAACCGCTCATCTTCACGCCGATTCAAGTAGTCTCAAGTCCTTTAAACATAAGTGCACTAATTCAAATATATCAGTTTTAGTCGGCAATGGGTCTCGTATTCCTGTCACCAAAATTGCTCACTCTACTCTAGCTTTA CCTTTTCGCACCCTTATTTTAAAAAATGTTCCAATCACTCCCCAAATTATTAAAAATCTTGTTTCTGTTCGTCAATTTACTCGTGATAATAAATGTTCTATAGAATTTGACAAGTTTGGTTTTTCTGTGAAGGATTTTCTCACCAAACGCACCCTCCTTCGATGTGATAGCACCGGAGATCTTTACCCAGTCACCAAACCGAGTCCTCAAGTCTTTCTCAGTCTCAGCTCATCATTATGGCATCAAAGACTCGGTCATCCTAGTCAACCTGTTCTAAAACAATTAATTTCTAGCAATTCCATTTCATGTAATAAAAATGATTCGTCATTTCTTTGTCATGCGTGTCAACTTGGCAAGCATACTCGTTTATCTTTCTCGTTATCTAAAACTcacactttatttccttttcaagTTATTCATTCGGATGTATGGACTTCACCCTTGCAAAGTCATAGTggaataaaatattatgttgtttTTATTGACCAATTTTCTCATTTTGTGTGGGTGTACCCTCTTAGACTGAAATCAGATGTGTTCTCCAAATTTCTTCATTTTCGTGCATATGTCAAAAATCAATTCAACACCGATATTCAAACATTTCAATGTGACAACGGAAAAGAATATGACAACTCTCTCTTTCATCAACTTTGTGACACCAATGGCATACACATTCGTTTCTCATGTCCATACACTTCCCAACAAAATGGGAAATCTGAGCGTATGCTTCGTactttaaataatatgattcgtACCCTTCTTTTCCAAGCTCATCTTCCCCCCACTTATTGGGTGGAATCTCTCCATATGTCCGCTCATCTCTTGAATATTCTTCCATCCACATCTATCCACAATAACACGCCATTTCACAGACTCTTCAACAAACACCCGTCCTACTCTCATCTTCGAGTGTTCGG GTTTTTGTTGTCTCAATCTTCATTCTAA